TCATCGGCGTAATACTTTCTTCTGCCTTTTCTGCTATTCTCGTATATGCGCAGGAGTTAGTACCCGGTAAAGTAGGTATGATTGCAGGCCTTTTCTTCGGACTGGCCTTCGGTATGGGAGGTGTGGGTTCTGCCCTGCTTGGCCGACTTGCCGACCAGACCAACATCACCTATGTTTACCAGGTATGTGCTTATCTGCCATTGATTGGATTGCTAACAGGATTCCTGCCAAACCTGGAAAAGCGGACAAAATAGCGATTCGATGAATTCCGCTACATTCGCAGCAAATTTTAGATCATCATGTGGAAAGGCATATTGCTCGTGTTAATAGGCGCATGTAGCTTTGGAATATTATCAACAATCGTTAAACTCGGATATCAGCATGGCTTAACGCTGGGAGAAGTTTGCAGCGTACAGGCCGGCTTCGGAATGGTAGCACTCTGGTTCATTCATATGATCTCGGGTGCTACCACCTACGGACTTAAAAATAAAGATGCCAGGACATCCTTTATTCTTGGCAGTTCTACAGGACTGGTGAGTATTACGTATTACCAGGCTGTACAATATATCCCTGCGAGTCTGGGCATTATACTGCTGATGCAGTTTACCTGGATGAGCATGATGGCCGAATGGTTAATTTATAAGAAGAAGCCTACCGGGCGCCAATGGCTGGCGGTAGCGCTGATCCTCGCCGGAACTTTCCTGGCAGGGGGCATACTGAACAGCAGCGGGGCTTCCTTAAACTTAAAAGGCCTCGGATTCGGGCTGCTGGCGGCCTTCTTCTATACCATATTCATCGTGGTAAGCGGCCGTGTAGGCCGTGCGCTTACGCCGGTACTGAAAAGTGCCTGGATCGTTACCGGCGCTTTCATCATAATAACACTCATCTTTCCGCCACTTTATTTAGTAAATGGTCGTTTTACGGAAACCGGACTTTGGATGTGGGGAATACCACTGGCCTTATTCGGGACAGTGCTTCCCCCCTTCCTTTTCTCGAAAGGGATGCCGCAAACCGGCGTGGCATTAGGCGCCATACTCAGTGCTGCCGAGCTTCCGGTAGCCACTATCGCAGCTACCATCTTCCTACATGAACATATCACCACGGTGCAGATAATCGGTATCGGTATTATCCTGGGCGCCATTATACTGGCAAATCTCCGGTTCGGGAAGGCCCGGAATGCCGAAAACGAGGCCGGATATAGTCATTAAATTAATATTTACCCGGATATGCTCCCGGCAACACTACGGTGTATTTTTTAATTATCTTTGCTGCCTCGTATTAGAATAAAGTGAATTACGAACAGAATTTCCATGAAAGCATTTAACTTTTTTATTTTATATCGTTTCCCGATCGGCATTGTGCTGTTATTGGGCGGTATTGCCCTGGGTTTTACAGTTGGCTGGTGGGAAGCTTCCCTCGTATTGCTGCTTGCAGTGATCTGTCTGGTAACGCATGTGCTGTTTGGACCAATGAGAATGGTACAGGAAGCTGTGGAAGCCGGTGACCTCGAAAGAGCCAATAAACTCATGAATCAGATTAAATGGCCTAACCTGCTCTATAAACCTATCCGTTCCGTATACTACTTCATGCAGTCTAACATGGCCATGTATACCAACGACCTGGATAAAGCAGAATCTACTATACGCCAGAGTATCAAATCCGGCAGCCCGATGAAGGAATATGAAGGTATGCAGTACTTCCAGCTTGGAAATATCGCTTACCAGAAAAATGACCTGAAATCAGCTGACCAGAACCTGAAGAAGGCGGTTCGTATGGGCCTGCCAGACAAGGAAAATACAGCTGCTGCCCTGCTGACCCTCTCCGGTATTGCGATGAGCCGCCGCGAGTTTAAATCTGCAAAAGATTACTTCCGCAGAGCAAAAGCACAAAAACCTACCAACGACCAGATCGTAAGCCAGATCAAAGAAATGGAGAAACATATCTCCCGTCTTCCTGGTTGATTTTACCATATTCAAAGGGATATCTCCACAGATATCCCTTATTTTTTTTACGAATTACAGATTTTTTCTCTTACCGGATTAATCTGTAATTCTTTTTTTTTGTTAGATGCTTTATGAAAATACTTTTAGCAACCATCATCTTATTTGCATCCCTGCCAGGTATGGCGCAGGATACTACCCATAGCCGCCAGCTGTCGGAAGTTACGGTAACCGCTTCCAAAGTGCCAATGAAAGCCAGCGAAACAGGTAAAGTGCTGACCATCCTTACGCGACAGTATCTCGATAAAAATAATGGCAAAACGGTAGCAGATATACTGAATACACAGCCCGGGCTGGTGATTAACGGCGCCAATAATACACCGGGGTCCGTCCAGACAGTATATATGCGTGGCGCCGGCTCCGGTAATACACTGATTCTTATCGATGGGATGCCCGTTTCTGATGCCTCCCAGATTTCCGGTGCCTTTGACCTTAACTTCATCTCCACACAGGAGATAGAGCGTATTGAAATCCTCCGTGGTGCCCAATCTACGCTTTACGGCTCCGATGCCGTAGCTGGTGTGATCAATATCATTACCCGGAAAGCCGGCGATAAGAAATTCGGTGCCACTGCCTCACTGGGATACGGCAGCTATAATGATAAACAGGCTGGAATCAATCTACATGGGCATCTGGATAAATTCTCCTATATCCTCGGCTATAAATTTGAAAAAACAGACGGCTTCTCCGATGCCACCGATACCACCGGACATGCCAACTTCGACAAGGACGGATTCCGGCAGCATACCGTATTTGCCAAACTGGGACTGGAAGCCGGCAAAAGATGGAACCTGCAATACCTCTTTAATTTCAGCGACTATCACCATGCGCTGGATGAAGGCGCTTTCATTGATGACCGCGACTATAACGGCCAGTTCCAGTATATGCTCAATACCTTCAGCAGCACCTATAAATTCAAACTGGGAGAATGGCGCCTGTTGTATAGCTATCAGCAAAATAAAAGGCACTATCTGAACGATAGCGGCTATATAGCGCCAACCGGCTATACCAAATATGATGATTCACATTTTTCATCGTATACGCACCAGGTGGAAAGCTATGTAAACCTGGATTTCACCCGACAGGTACGTGTAATAGGTGGCGGTGTTTTTATGGCATCCCGTACCGGTCAGGATGATTATCTGATCGGAAACTATCCGGGTGCGACGCCATATATCACCAATATCCCCAAAGACAGCGCACATGCCAATCAGGTAAGTGCCTACGCATCCGTTTTGCTGCGTAACATGGGTGGATTCAACCTGGACGTTGGCGGTCGCTACAATCATCACCAGTTGTATGGTAATAATTTCACTTATTCCATCAACCCTTCGTATCTGCTGAACGACCAGCATAAGTTCTATGTCAATGTTGCATCCGGCTATAAGACACCTACCCTTTATCAACTATACGCGCCAGGTTATGGCAACAGCGGCCTTAGCCCGGAAGTGACCACCAGCTATGAGGCAGGTTACCAGCTGTACCTGCATCGTGCTAATTTCAGGGTTACTGGTTTTTGGAGAGATACCCGCGATCTGATCATATTTTATTCAGACCCCGTTACATATGCCGGACAGTATAGAAATGCCAATAAGCAACAGGCATCCGGATTAGAAGCAGAATTTGAGGTAGAGATTATCCGTGGGCTGGATTTTACGGCCAACTATAGCTATACAGATGGTCATATAACAGAGACGGCAACGAACGGTAGTAAAAACACCTTTTACAACCTCTACCGGATTCCCCGGAATATGGGAAATGCTACTTTGGGGTACCAGATCACCTCCTCACTTTATGCGAGCGCATCCTATAAATATGTAGGCCTGCGCTATGATGTAAGTAACCCGCTGGGAGATTATTACACCGTAGATCTTTATGGTGAGTATAAATTTGGTAACTTGCTTAAAATTTTCGCCGGTTTCCGAAATATTACAGATTATAAATATTTCGATGTGACAGGATATAATTCGAGAGGCTTTAATTTCAATACAGGAGTTATCTTTAACCTTTAAATACTAAATCAACATATGTCTTTAAAGAATCTTAATCCGCAATTTGGTGTGCTTTTGCTGTTCATTCTGGCAGCAGGAGTAATCAGAGTTGTGTTGGGCGCAGATGCTAATATGTCGCCGATTGCAATGTTTTCACCTTTAGGAGCGATGGCGCTGTTTGGCGGCTCTACCTTCGCTAAAAGCTGGAAAGCATTTGTATTCCCTTTACTGGCGCTGTTTCTGAGTGATGTTGTACTGATGCAGGTGTTTAACAAACAATATGCACAGGGTCTGCTTTACAGTGGCTGGTACTGGACATACCTGAGCTTTGTACTGATTGTTGTTGTTGGCCAGGTAATGATTAAGAAAATTGCAGTTGGCAATATCGTAGCGGCTTCCATCGTAGCAGCTATCGTACATTGGATTGTTTCTGACTTTGGCGTTTGGATTTCCGGTGGTACAGACATGACTACCATGCAGCCTTACACCAAAGACATGGCAGGCTTTATCAGCTGCTATGCACAGGCAATTCCATACATGAGATTTTTCCTCGCCGGTACCCTGATCTATTCTGCCGTATTCTTCGGCGGACTGGCACTGGCTTATGGCAAAAAGCTGCGTACCGCGCAGTAATGGCCTGTCAGCAATAAATATTATTTAGTTTAGAGATTTATTACGCGTAGCACCTTGAAAGGTTTTACACGTAATGAATCTCTAAATCTTTTTTGGGGAAACCCGATTTCCTATCTTGCATAAGTTGAATTCTGTCTATAGCACCGGGTATGCACGAATAACGATAGCGGGCATACGCACGGAAAATCGTATA
This window of the Chitinophaga sp. Cy-1792 genome carries:
- a CDS encoding DMT family transporter, with translation MWKGILLVLIGACSFGILSTIVKLGYQHGLTLGEVCSVQAGFGMVALWFIHMISGATTYGLKNKDARTSFILGSSTGLVSITYYQAVQYIPASLGIILLMQFTWMSMMAEWLIYKKKPTGRQWLAVALILAGTFLAGGILNSSGASLNLKGLGFGLLAAFFYTIFIVVSGRVGRALTPVLKSAWIVTGAFIIITLIFPPLYLVNGRFTETGLWMWGIPLALFGTVLPPFLFSKGMPQTGVALGAILSAAELPVATIAATIFLHEHITTVQIIGIGIILGAIILANLRFGKARNAENEAGYSH
- a CDS encoding TonB-dependent receptor; amino-acid sequence: MKILLATIILFASLPGMAQDTTHSRQLSEVTVTASKVPMKASETGKVLTILTRQYLDKNNGKTVADILNTQPGLVINGANNTPGSVQTVYMRGAGSGNTLILIDGMPVSDASQISGAFDLNFISTQEIERIEILRGAQSTLYGSDAVAGVINIITRKAGDKKFGATASLGYGSYNDKQAGINLHGHLDKFSYILGYKFEKTDGFSDATDTTGHANFDKDGFRQHTVFAKLGLEAGKRWNLQYLFNFSDYHHALDEGAFIDDRDYNGQFQYMLNTFSSTYKFKLGEWRLLYSYQQNKRHYLNDSGYIAPTGYTKYDDSHFSSYTHQVESYVNLDFTRQVRVIGGGVFMASRTGQDDYLIGNYPGATPYITNIPKDSAHANQVSAYASVLLRNMGGFNLDVGGRYNHHQLYGNNFTYSINPSYLLNDQHKFYVNVASGYKTPTLYQLYAPGYGNSGLSPEVTTSYEAGYQLYLHRANFRVTGFWRDTRDLIIFYSDPVTYAGQYRNANKQQASGLEAEFEVEIIRGLDFTANYSYTDGHITETATNGSKNTFYNLYRIPRNMGNATLGYQITSSLYASASYKYVGLRYDVSNPLGDYYTVDLYGEYKFGNLLKIFAGFRNITDYKYFDVTGYNSRGFNFNTGVIFNL
- a CDS encoding DUF6580 family putative transport protein, with product MSLKNLNPQFGVLLLFILAAGVIRVVLGADANMSPIAMFSPLGAMALFGGSTFAKSWKAFVFPLLALFLSDVVLMQVFNKQYAQGLLYSGWYWTYLSFVLIVVVGQVMIKKIAVGNIVAASIVAAIVHWIVSDFGVWISGGTDMTTMQPYTKDMAGFISCYAQAIPYMRFFLAGTLIYSAVFFGGLALAYGKKLRTAQ